In one Cupriavidus taiwanensis genomic region, the following are encoded:
- the mobA gene encoding molybdenum cofactor guanylyltransferase MobA encodes MIARDDITGLILAGGRGSRMGGTDKGLQPLQGTPMAMHTMMRLTPQVGALMINANRNLAAYESFGVPVYTDSVPDFAGPLAGMLAGLEQCATPWMVTAPCDSPFLPSDLVARLAQAIEAEGAELAMPVTLDQDGRRQTQPVFCLMPVSALDSLVAYLSGGGRKIETWAASHRLAEVLFDDAAAFANINTLDELRAHEAR; translated from the coding sequence ATGATTGCACGCGACGACATCACCGGCCTGATCCTCGCAGGCGGCAGGGGCAGCCGCATGGGCGGCACCGACAAGGGCCTGCAGCCGCTGCAGGGCACGCCGATGGCCATGCACACGATGATGCGGCTGACACCCCAGGTGGGCGCGCTGATGATCAACGCCAACCGCAACCTGGCCGCCTATGAGTCGTTCGGCGTGCCGGTCTATACCGACAGCGTGCCCGACTTCGCCGGCCCGCTGGCCGGGATGCTGGCCGGCCTGGAACAATGCGCAACCCCATGGATGGTGACAGCGCCCTGCGATTCGCCGTTCCTGCCGAGCGACCTGGTGGCGCGCCTGGCACAGGCGATCGAAGCCGAGGGCGCCGAGCTGGCGATGCCGGTGACGCTGGACCAGGACGGGCGGCGCCAGACCCAGCCGGTGTTCTGCCTGATGCCGGTCAGTGCGCTCGACAGCCTGGTGGCTTATCTTTCCGGTGGCGGCCGCAAGATTGAGACCTGGGCCGCCTCGCACCGGCTGGCCGAAGTGCTGTTCGACGACGCCGCGGCCTTTGCCAATATCAACACGCTGGACGAACTGCGCGCGCACGAAGCGCGCTGA
- the pncB gene encoding nicotinate phosphoribosyltransferase: protein MIIQSLLDTDLYKFTMMQVVLHQFPQAQVEYRFKCRNPGIDLTPYIDEIRAEVAHLCQLRFTEDELTYLRGLRFIKSDFVDFLGLFHLNEKYVSVRPSPQGNGEIEISIIGPWLHTILFEVPVLAIVNEVYFRRTQPRPDLAEGRRRLETKLALLKTPALSACVIADYGTRRRFSRDWQEEVLLTMRRLLGPQLAGTSNVHFARLHNMVPLGTMAHEYLQACQALGPRLRDSQVFALERWAREYRGDLGIALSDTYGFDAFLRDFDLYFCKLFDGVRHDSGDPVLWGERMVAHYAANRVDPRSKTLIFSDSLDIPRVIELYQRFHGRCRLAFGVGTNLTNDLGYTPLQIVLKMVRCNGQPVAKLSDTPEKTMCDDPGYLAYLRQVYSVQPA from the coding sequence ATGATCATCCAGTCCCTGCTCGACACCGACCTGTACAAATTCACGATGATGCAGGTGGTGCTGCATCAGTTCCCGCAGGCGCAAGTGGAATACCGCTTCAAGTGCCGCAACCCGGGCATCGATCTCACCCCGTATATCGACGAGATCCGCGCCGAGGTGGCGCACCTGTGCCAGCTGCGCTTCACCGAGGATGAGCTGACCTACCTGCGCGGCCTGCGCTTCATCAAGAGCGATTTCGTCGATTTTCTCGGACTGTTCCACCTCAACGAAAAATATGTCTCGGTGCGGCCGTCCCCGCAGGGCAATGGCGAGATCGAGATTTCCATTATCGGCCCGTGGCTGCACACCATCCTGTTCGAAGTGCCGGTGCTGGCCATCGTCAATGAAGTCTACTTCCGCCGCACCCAGCCGCGGCCCGACCTGGCCGAAGGCCGCCGCCGGCTGGAAACCAAGCTGGCGCTGCTGAAGACGCCCGCGCTGAGCGCCTGCGTGATCGCCGACTACGGCACGCGCCGTCGTTTCTCGCGCGACTGGCAGGAAGAGGTGTTGCTGACCATGCGGCGCCTGCTGGGCCCGCAACTGGCCGGCACCAGCAACGTCCATTTCGCGCGCCTGCACAATATGGTGCCGCTGGGCACCATGGCGCATGAATACCTGCAGGCCTGCCAGGCGCTGGGTCCGCGGCTGCGCGATTCGCAGGTGTTTGCGCTGGAGCGCTGGGCGCGCGAGTACCGTGGCGACCTCGGCATCGCGCTGTCGGACACCTATGGCTTCGACGCCTTCCTGCGCGACTTCGACCTGTATTTCTGCAAGCTCTTCGACGGCGTGCGCCACGATTCCGGCGATCCGGTGCTGTGGGGCGAGCGCATGGTGGCCCACTACGCCGCCAACCGCGTCGACCCGCGCAGCAAGACGCTGATCTTCAGCGACAGCCTCGACATCCCGCGCGTGATCGAGCTGTACCAGCGCTTCCATGGCCGCTGCCGGCTGGCGTTTGGCGTCGGCACCAACCTGACCAACGACCTCGGCTACACGCCGCTGCAGATCGTGCTGAAGATGGTGCGCTGTAACGGGCAGCCGGTGGCCAAGCTGTCCGATACGCCGGAGAAGACCATGTGCGACGATCCCGGCTACCTGGCCTACCTGCGCCAGGTGTATTCGGTGCAGCCCGCGTAG
- a CDS encoding LutC/YkgG family protein, which translates to METNDARDRIFARIRAAQGRPARPSAGERGAVADYLARHPQGPRPAAAPDLAEAFLAQAQRMASTVDRVATLADVPAATVRYLDSLALVRRAVAWDEFGPLPWQAAGLAVECRPPVRDAAADREHGDLVGITGCFCSIAETGSLMLLSGPATFASAALLPETHVAVVPRSRIVAGLEDAFALVRSERGQLPRATNIISGPSRTGDIEQTIVLGAHGPYRVHVILVDAA; encoded by the coding sequence ATGGAAACCAACGACGCCCGCGACCGCATCTTTGCCCGCATCCGTGCCGCCCAGGGCAGGCCGGCCCGGCCGAGCGCGGGCGAGCGCGGCGCCGTTGCGGATTATCTGGCCCGCCATCCGCAGGGCCCGCGTCCGGCCGCCGCGCCCGACCTGGCCGAAGCTTTCCTGGCGCAGGCGCAGCGCATGGCCTCGACCGTCGACCGCGTTGCGACCCTGGCCGACGTGCCCGCCGCCACGGTGCGCTATCTGGACAGCCTGGCCCTGGTGCGCCGCGCGGTCGCCTGGGATGAATTCGGCCCGTTGCCGTGGCAGGCCGCCGGACTGGCGGTGGAATGCCGCCCACCGGTGCGCGACGCCGCGGCCGATCGCGAGCATGGCGACCTGGTCGGCATCACCGGCTGCTTCTGCTCGATTGCCGAGACCGGCTCGCTGATGCTGCTGTCCGGCCCCGCGACCTTCGCGTCGGCCGCGTTGCTGCCCGAGACCCATGTCGCGGTGGTGCCGCGCTCGCGCATCGTCGCCGGCCTGGAAGATGCGTTTGCGCTGGTGCGCAGCGAGCGCGGCCAGCTGCCGCGCGCCACCAACATCATCAGCGGGCCGTCGCGCACCGGCGATATCGAGCAGACCATCGTGCTGGGCGCGCACGGCCCGTACCGCGTGCATGTGATCCTGGTCGACGCGGCCTGA
- the moaA gene encoding GTP 3',8-cyclase MoaA, whose translation MTESVIPIFDLRDHRYRSMTPSIPGNLVAPTGLVADRRGRPLHDLRISVTDRCNFRCVYCMPKEVFDKDYTFLPHSELLSFEEIERTARLFVAHGVEKVRLTGGEPLLRKNIEHLVEMLAKIETVSGKPLDLTLTTNASLLARKARALRDAGLTRVSVSLDAIDDVTFRRMNDVDFAVADVLRGIETAQAVGLAPIKVNMVVKRGTNDQEIVPMARHFRHSGIILRFIEFMDVGASNHWQMDEVLPSAEVVRRIDAEFPLEPVQANYAGETAERWRYRDGAGEIGVISSVTHAFCGDCSRIRLSTEGRLYLCLFATEGFDLRALLRGGYSDLEISNAIAQVWQGRTDNYSEQRSDPSVRAKRAERKIEMSYIGG comes from the coding sequence ATGACCGAATCCGTCATCCCGATTTTCGACCTGCGCGACCATCGCTACCGCTCGATGACGCCCAGCATTCCCGGCAACCTGGTTGCGCCGACCGGCCTGGTGGCCGACCGCCGCGGCCGGCCGCTGCACGACCTGCGCATCTCGGTGACGGACCGCTGCAACTTCCGCTGCGTCTACTGCATGCCGAAGGAAGTGTTCGACAAGGACTACACCTTCCTGCCGCATTCCGAACTGCTCAGCTTCGAGGAGATCGAGCGCACCGCGCGCCTGTTCGTGGCCCACGGCGTCGAGAAAGTCCGCCTGACCGGCGGCGAGCCGCTGCTGCGCAAGAACATCGAGCACCTGGTCGAGATGCTGGCAAAGATCGAGACCGTGTCGGGCAAGCCGCTGGACCTGACGCTCACCACCAATGCCTCGCTGCTGGCGCGCAAGGCGCGTGCGCTGCGCGACGCCGGCCTGACGCGGGTCAGCGTCAGCCTGGACGCGATCGACGATGTCACCTTCCGCCGCATGAATGACGTCGACTTCGCCGTCGCCGACGTGCTGCGCGGCATCGAGACCGCGCAGGCGGTTGGCCTGGCGCCGATCAAGGTCAACATGGTGGTCAAGCGCGGCACCAACGACCAGGAAATCGTGCCGATGGCGCGCCACTTCCGCCACAGCGGCATCATCCTGCGCTTCATCGAGTTCATGGACGTCGGCGCCAGCAATCACTGGCAGATGGACGAGGTACTGCCGTCGGCCGAAGTGGTGCGGCGCATCGACGCCGAATTCCCGCTCGAGCCGGTGCAGGCCAACTATGCGGGCGAAACCGCCGAACGCTGGCGCTACCGCGACGGCGCCGGCGAGATCGGCGTGATCTCCAGCGTCACCCACGCCTTCTGCGGCGACTGCAGCCGCATCCGGCTCTCAACCGAAGGCCGGCTCTACCTGTGCCTGTTCGCCACCGAGGGCTTCGACCTGCGCGCGCTGCTGCGCGGCGGCTACAGCGACCTGGAAATCTCCAACGCGATCGCGCAGGTCTGGCAGGGCCGCACAGATAACTATTCCGAGCAGCGCAGCGACCCGTCTGTGCGCGCGAAGCGCGCCGAGCGCAAGATCGAGATGTCCTATATCGGCGGCTGA
- a CDS encoding 2-hydroxyacid dehydrogenase has product MKPSVLVTRAIYPEVIAHLAQYFEVDDNQQDAVLDAAALKARLAGKAGVLANAADRIDAGVIAGLPALRAVCNMAVGYNNLDLPALTAAGIVATNTPDVLTETTADFGWALLMATARRVTEAEHYLRAGKWQRWSYDMLVGMDLYGSTLGILGMGRIGQALARRAAGFGMNVLYHNRSQLPADTERALNASYVSKEALLRQSDHLLLVLPYGPQSHHAIGAAELALMKPTATLVNLARGGIVDDAALAQALRDKRIFGAGLDVFEGEPAVHPDLLTVPNVVLTPHIASASEKTRRAMAMLAADNLIAALDQGPQAGHPPTVINPDVMPHRR; this is encoded by the coding sequence ATGAAGCCGTCCGTCCTGGTCACCCGCGCCATCTATCCCGAAGTCATCGCGCACCTGGCGCAGTATTTCGAAGTCGACGACAACCAGCAGGACGCGGTACTCGACGCCGCGGCGCTGAAGGCGCGGCTGGCGGGCAAGGCCGGCGTGCTGGCCAATGCCGCCGACCGCATCGACGCCGGCGTCATCGCCGGGCTGCCGGCGCTGCGCGCGGTGTGCAATATGGCGGTCGGCTACAACAACCTGGACCTGCCGGCGCTGACCGCCGCGGGCATCGTCGCCACCAATACGCCGGACGTGCTGACGGAAACCACCGCCGACTTCGGCTGGGCCCTGCTGATGGCGACCGCGCGTCGCGTCACCGAGGCCGAGCACTACCTGCGCGCCGGCAAGTGGCAGCGCTGGAGCTACGACATGCTGGTCGGCATGGACCTGTACGGCAGCACGCTGGGCATCCTCGGCATGGGCCGCATCGGCCAGGCGCTGGCGCGGCGTGCGGCCGGGTTTGGCATGAACGTGCTGTACCACAATCGCAGCCAGCTGCCGGCGGATACCGAGCGCGCGCTCAACGCCAGCTATGTCAGCAAGGAAGCGCTGCTGCGCCAGTCCGACCACTTGCTGCTGGTGTTGCCCTATGGCCCGCAAAGCCACCACGCCATCGGCGCCGCCGAGCTGGCGCTGATGAAGCCCACCGCGACGCTGGTGAACCTGGCGCGCGGCGGCATCGTCGACGACGCCGCGCTGGCGCAGGCGCTGCGCGACAAGCGCATCTTCGGCGCCGGACTGGACGTGTTCGAAGGCGAGCCGGCCGTCCATCCGGACCTGCTGACGGTGCCCAACGTCGTGCTGACGCCGCATATCGCCAGCGCCTCGGAGAAGACCCGCCGCGCCATGGCCATGCTCGCCGCCGACAACCTGATCGCGGCGCTCGACCAGGGCCCGCAGGCCGGCCATCCGCCCACCGTGATCAACCCCGATGTGATGCCGCATCGCCGCTGA
- the fdxA gene encoding ferredoxin FdxA, which produces MTHVVTESCIRCRYTDCVDVCPVDCFREGPNFLAIDPDECIDCAVCVAECPVNAIYAEEDVPGDQQQFIELNAELARAWPSITKTKAPLAEAEEWKDATDKLQYLER; this is translated from the coding sequence ATGACTCACGTTGTCACCGAATCCTGCATCCGTTGCCGCTACACAGACTGCGTTGACGTGTGTCCGGTCGATTGTTTCCGCGAGGGCCCCAACTTCCTGGCGATCGACCCGGATGAGTGCATCGACTGCGCCGTGTGCGTGGCCGAGTGCCCGGTGAACGCCATTTACGCCGAGGAAGACGTGCCGGGCGACCAGCAGCAGTTCATTGAGCTGAACGCCGAACTGGCGCGCGCGTGGCCTTCCATCACCAAGACCAAGGCCCCGCTGGCCGAGGCCGAGGAATGGAAGGACGCCACCGACAAGCTGCAGTACCTGGAGCGCTGA
- a CDS encoding NAD(P)/FAD-dependent oxidoreductase: MDLSIPNPVADTTKQVEGGSPAGGQPLEIDALIVGAGPVGLFQVFELGLLEIKAHVIDSLKVVGGQCVELYPDKPIYDIPAVPSCTGQELTDNLLKQIEPFEPTFHLGQEVSVVERRDDGRFFVETSLGTRFITKTIFIAAGVGSFQPRTLKVDGIDKFDGKQLFYRVKDPSRFHGRNLVIVGGGDSALDWTLDLVGKAESVVMIHRRDGFRAAPASVAKMKELCEQMEMQFLVGQISGYEEKDGVLTEIKVSGADGVTRRLPLDDLLVFFGLSPKLGPIAEWGLDLERKQIKVDTEKFQTNIPGIFAVGDINTYPGKKKLILSGFHEAALAAFGAAPYIFPEKKIHMQYTTTSPKLHKVLGVESPVFD, translated from the coding sequence ATGGACTTGAGCATTCCAAATCCCGTTGCCGACACGACCAAGCAGGTCGAGGGCGGCAGCCCCGCAGGCGGCCAGCCGCTGGAAATCGACGCGCTGATCGTCGGTGCCGGTCCGGTCGGTCTGTTCCAGGTATTCGAACTGGGCCTGCTCGAGATCAAGGCCCACGTCATCGATTCCCTGAAGGTCGTTGGCGGCCAGTGCGTGGAGCTGTATCCGGACAAGCCCATCTACGACATCCCGGCCGTGCCCAGCTGCACCGGCCAGGAACTGACCGACAACCTGCTCAAGCAGATCGAGCCGTTCGAGCCCACCTTCCACCTGGGCCAGGAAGTGTCAGTGGTCGAGCGCCGTGACGACGGCCGCTTCTTCGTCGAGACCTCGCTCGGCACGCGCTTCATCACCAAGACCATCTTCATCGCCGCCGGCGTGGGCTCGTTCCAGCCGCGCACGCTCAAGGTCGACGGCATCGACAAGTTCGACGGCAAGCAGCTGTTCTACCGCGTCAAGGATCCGAGCCGCTTCCACGGCCGCAACCTGGTGATCGTCGGCGGCGGCGACTCGGCGCTGGACTGGACCCTGGACCTGGTCGGCAAGGCCGAGTCGGTGGTGATGATCCACCGCCGCGACGGCTTCCGCGCCGCGCCCGCGTCGGTCGCCAAGATGAAGGAACTGTGCGAGCAGATGGAAATGCAGTTCCTGGTCGGCCAGATCAGCGGCTATGAAGAGAAGGACGGCGTGCTCACCGAGATCAAGGTGTCGGGCGCCGACGGCGTGACCCGCCGCCTGCCGCTCGACGACCTGCTGGTGTTCTTCGGGCTGTCGCCCAAGCTGGGCCCGATCGCCGAATGGGGCCTGGACCTGGAGCGCAAGCAGATCAAGGTGGACACGGAAAAATTCCAGACCAATATCCCCGGCATCTTCGCGGTCGGCGATATCAACACCTATCCTGGCAAGAAGAAGCTGATCCTGTCTGGCTTCCACGAGGCCGCGCTGGCCGCGTTCGGTGCAGCGCCGTATATCTTCCCCGAGAAGAAGATCCACATGCAGTACACCACCACCTCGCCGAAGCTGCACAAGGTGCTGGGCGTGGAATCGCCGGTGTTCGACTGA
- the moeA gene encoding molybdopterin molybdotransferase MoeA: MPSLQSVISCLSDYDPAALPVDHANRIIGEVVEPVRGIEQLPIRSALDRVLAEDIVSAIDVPAHDNSAMDGYAFQGAALAAAQTATVELEVIGSALAGGAGALAPTAVQAVRIMTGAVMPAGCDTVVPQEFVETVADGARIRFAADCVRIGDNRRLRGEDLARGQAALQAGRILQPADLGLLASLGVAEVRVRRRLRVAFFSTGDELRSIGEPLDPGCVYDSNRYTLHGMLRRMNVDLLDMGVVRDHPEALEAAFRTACESADAVITSGGVSVGEADYTKQIMARLGDVTFWKIAMRPGRPMAFGRIQADGAGAHSALLFGLPGNPVAVMVTFYHFVRAALHRLMGASVPPLPLLRVRSAQAIRKKPGRTEYQRGILARAGDSEWEVRVTGQQGSGVLRSMSEANCFIVLGHEQDSVKAGDAVEVMLFDGLV; the protein is encoded by the coding sequence ATGCCATCCCTGCAATCCGTCATTTCCTGCCTGTCCGACTACGATCCCGCCGCGCTGCCGGTGGACCACGCCAACCGCATCATCGGCGAGGTGGTCGAGCCGGTGCGCGGCATCGAGCAGTTGCCGATCCGCAGTGCGCTGGACCGGGTGCTGGCCGAGGACATCGTCTCGGCCATCGACGTGCCGGCGCACGACAATTCGGCGATGGACGGCTATGCCTTCCAGGGCGCGGCCCTGGCCGCGGCGCAGACCGCCACGGTCGAGCTCGAGGTCATCGGCAGCGCCCTGGCCGGAGGCGCCGGCGCACTGGCTCCCACCGCCGTGCAGGCGGTGCGCATCATGACCGGCGCGGTGATGCCGGCCGGCTGCGATACGGTGGTGCCGCAGGAGTTCGTCGAAACCGTTGCCGACGGCGCGCGCATCCGCTTTGCCGCGGACTGCGTCCGCATCGGCGACAACCGGCGCCTGCGCGGCGAGGACCTGGCCCGCGGCCAGGCCGCGCTGCAGGCCGGGCGCATCCTGCAGCCGGCCGACCTGGGCCTGCTGGCGTCGCTGGGCGTGGCCGAGGTGCGCGTGCGCAGGCGCCTGCGCGTGGCGTTCTTCTCCACCGGCGACGAGCTGCGCTCGATCGGCGAGCCGCTCGATCCCGGCTGCGTCTACGACTCCAACCGCTACACGCTGCACGGCATGCTGCGCCGGATGAATGTGGACCTGCTCGACATGGGCGTGGTGCGCGACCATCCCGAAGCGCTCGAAGCCGCTTTCCGCACCGCCTGCGAGAGCGCCGACGCGGTCATCACCTCGGGCGGGGTCTCGGTCGGCGAAGCCGACTACACCAAGCAGATCATGGCGCGCCTGGGCGATGTCACATTCTGGAAGATCGCCATGCGCCCGGGCCGGCCGATGGCCTTCGGGCGCATCCAGGCCGACGGCGCAGGCGCGCACTCGGCCCTGCTGTTCGGCCTGCCCGGCAATCCGGTGGCGGTGATGGTCACCTTCTACCATTTCGTGCGCGCGGCGCTGCACCGGCTGATGGGCGCCAGCGTGCCGCCGCTGCCGCTGCTGCGCGTGCGCAGCGCGCAGGCGATCCGCAAGAAGCCGGGGCGCACCGAGTACCAGCGCGGCATCCTGGCCCGCGCCGGCGACAGCGAGTGGGAGGTGCGCGTTACCGGGCAGCAGGGCTCGGGCGTGCTGCGCTCCATGAGCGAGGCCAACTGCTTTATCGTGCTCGGCCACGAGCAGGATTCGGTCAAGGCGGGCGACGCGGTCGAAGTGATGCTGTTCGACGGGCTGGTCTGA
- a CDS encoding sodium:proton antiporter, whose protein sequence is MRRATVLLPLLAMLAAFPAAGHAADLDGASLSPLWGLPFAGILLSIALWPLLGPKFWHHHYGKIAAGWGLLFLLPFAFVFGAHAAAVSTVHALLAEYLPFIALITTLYIVAGGICVRGNLHGTPGLNTGILALGTLLASLMGTTGAAMLLIRPLLRANDNRRHVAHVVVFFIFLVANAGGSLTPLGDPPLFLGFLKGVDFFWTLRNIFPETLFVCAALLLVFYLVDRHYYHNKEEQLASDPTPDSGGIAIEGKFNFVLLLAVVSLVLMSGLWKPGISFDIMGTEVPLQAAVRDALLVVVAVVSLLVTPRAARVGNEFNWEPILEVGKLFAGIFLTIIPVIAMLKAGADGAFSGVIRAVSDANGQPVDGMYFWATGVLSSFLDNAPTYLVFFNTAGGDPATLMTRDASTLAAISAGAVFMGANTYIGNAPNLMVKAIAENRGVRMPSFFGYMLYSGIFLMPLFVIMTFLFFHI, encoded by the coding sequence ATGCGACGTGCCACCGTGCTGTTGCCACTGCTGGCCATGCTGGCCGCCTTTCCCGCCGCAGGCCATGCCGCCGACCTCGACGGGGCGTCGCTGTCGCCGCTGTGGGGGCTGCCCTTTGCCGGCATCCTGCTGTCGATTGCGCTGTGGCCGCTGCTGGGGCCCAAGTTCTGGCACCACCATTACGGCAAGATCGCCGCCGGCTGGGGGCTGCTGTTCCTGCTGCCGTTCGCGTTCGTGTTCGGCGCGCACGCCGCTGCCGTCAGCACCGTGCACGCGCTGCTGGCCGAGTACCTTCCGTTCATCGCGCTGATCACCACGCTCTATATCGTGGCCGGCGGCATCTGCGTGCGCGGCAACCTGCACGGCACGCCGGGGCTCAATACCGGCATCCTGGCGCTGGGCACGTTGCTGGCCAGCTTAATGGGCACCACCGGCGCGGCCATGCTGCTGATCCGGCCGCTGTTGCGCGCCAATGACAACCGCCGCCATGTGGCGCACGTGGTGGTGTTCTTTATCTTCCTGGTAGCCAACGCCGGTGGTTCGCTGACGCCGCTGGGCGACCCGCCGCTGTTCCTGGGCTTCCTGAAGGGCGTCGATTTCTTCTGGACCCTGCGCAACATCTTCCCCGAAACGCTCTTTGTCTGCGCGGCGCTGCTGCTGGTGTTCTACCTCGTCGACCGGCACTACTACCACAACAAGGAAGAGCAACTGGCGAGTGATCCCACTCCGGATTCGGGCGGCATCGCCATCGAAGGCAAGTTCAACTTCGTGCTGCTGCTGGCCGTGGTCAGCCTGGTGCTGATGAGCGGGCTGTGGAAGCCGGGCATCTCGTTCGATATCATGGGCACCGAGGTGCCGCTGCAGGCCGCGGTGCGCGACGCCTTGCTGGTGGTGGTGGCGGTGGTGTCGCTGCTGGTCACGCCGCGGGCGGCGCGCGTGGGCAATGAATTCAACTGGGAGCCCATCCTCGAGGTCGGCAAGCTGTTCGCCGGCATCTTCCTGACCATCATCCCGGTCATCGCCATGCTCAAGGCCGGTGCCGACGGCGCCTTCTCGGGGGTGATCCGCGCGGTCAGCGACGCCAACGGCCAGCCGGTCGACGGCATGTATTTCTGGGCGACCGGCGTGCTGTCGTCCTTCCTGGACAACGCGCCAACCTACCTGGTGTTCTTCAATACCGCCGGTGGCGATCCCGCCACGCTGATGACGCGCGATGCCTCGACGCTGGCCGCGATCTCGGCCGGCGCGGTGTTCATGGGCGCCAACACCTATATTGGCAATGCGCCCAACCTGATGGTCAAGGCCATCGCCGAAAACCGCGGCGTGCGCATGCCGAGCTTCTTCGGCTACATGCTGTATTCGGGCATTTTCCTGATGCCGCTGTTTGTCATCATGACCTTCCTCTTCTTCCATATCTGA
- the rmuC gene encoding DNA recombination protein RmuC, whose amino-acid sequence MTLIPLLTLAAALLAVVLVVIVLLRQQAGSSGAGMARQLDAMQLEQARGMERLERELRTEVAEAARGSRGESAQQMLRFQQALSSQLTGIATLQNNQIDTFAQQLAKLTETNTQQLEQVRQHLMLQSQQARDEQAGTLRRFGDGLQQQLAQLSEANERRLAEVRATLEQKLQDIEANNAAKLEEMRRTVDEKLHATLEQRLGESFRLVSDRLEQVHRGLGEMQVLAQGVGDLKKVLTNVKSRGTWGEVQLEMLLEQMLTPEQYGKNVETVRNSGARVEFAIRLPGKAAGVDHAPVWLPVDAKFPKEQYERLVDAQERGDPDGVLAFGRELEQALRREAQTIAEKYLAPPQTTDFAILFLPTEGLYAEVLRRPGLTDQLQRDYRVTVAGPTTLTALLNSLQMGFRTLALEKRSSEVWEVLGAVKTEFGKFGDVLAKTRDTLERAARNIEQAEVRTRQMARKLRTVEALPGEAAQQLLGLGLETAADGAAEKTNHAENSKA is encoded by the coding sequence ATGACCCTGATTCCGTTGCTGACCCTGGCCGCGGCGCTGCTCGCGGTGGTGCTGGTAGTCATCGTATTGCTGCGCCAGCAGGCCGGGTCGTCCGGCGCCGGCATGGCGCGCCAGCTCGACGCGATGCAGCTGGAGCAGGCACGCGGCATGGAACGGCTGGAGCGCGAATTGCGCACCGAGGTGGCCGAGGCCGCGCGTGGCAGCCGTGGCGAGTCGGCGCAGCAGATGCTGCGCTTCCAGCAGGCGCTGTCGTCGCAGTTGACCGGCATCGCCACGCTGCAGAACAACCAGATCGACACCTTCGCGCAGCAACTGGCCAAGCTGACCGAGACTAACACCCAGCAACTGGAGCAGGTGCGCCAGCACCTGATGCTGCAATCCCAGCAGGCGCGCGACGAGCAGGCCGGCACGCTGCGCCGCTTCGGCGACGGCCTGCAGCAGCAGCTGGCGCAACTGTCCGAGGCCAACGAGCGGCGCCTGGCCGAGGTCCGCGCCACGCTGGAGCAGAAGCTGCAGGACATCGAGGCCAACAACGCCGCCAAGCTCGAGGAAATGCGCCGCACCGTCGACGAGAAGCTGCACGCGACGCTGGAGCAGCGCCTGGGCGAATCGTTCCGGCTGGTCTCGGACCGCCTCGAGCAGGTGCATCGCGGCCTGGGGGAAATGCAGGTGCTGGCGCAGGGCGTGGGCGACCTGAAGAAGGTGCTGACCAACGTGAAGTCGCGCGGCACCTGGGGCGAGGTGCAGCTGGAGATGCTGCTGGAGCAGATGCTGACGCCGGAGCAGTACGGCAAGAATGTCGAGACCGTGCGCAACTCGGGCGCGCGCGTGGAGTTTGCCATCCGCCTGCCCGGCAAGGCGGCGGGCGTGGACCATGCGCCGGTCTGGCTGCCGGTCGACGCCAAGTTTCCCAAGGAACAGTACGAACGCCTGGTGGACGCACAGGAGCGCGGCGATCCGGACGGCGTGCTCGCGTTCGGCCGCGAACTGGAACAGGCACTGCGGCGCGAGGCCCAGACCATCGCCGAAAAATACCTGGCGCCGCCGCAGACCACGGACTTTGCCATCCTGTTCCTGCCCACCGAAGGGCTTTATGCCGAAGTGCTGCGCCGTCCCGGCCTGACCGACCAGCTGCAGCGCGACTATCGCGTGACCGTGGCCGGGCCGACCACGCTGACCGCGCTGCTGAACAGCCTGCAGATGGGGTTCCGCACGCTGGCGCTGGAAAAGCGCTCGAGCGAGGTGTGGGAAGTGCTGGGCGCGGTCAAGACCGAATTCGGCAAGTTCGGCGACGTGCTGGCCAAGACCCGCGATACGCTCGAGCGCGCGGCGCGCAATATCGAGCAGGCGGAAGTGCGCACGCGGCAGATGGCGCGCAAGCTGCGCACGGTGGAAGCGCTACCGGGCGAAGCCGCGCAGCAGCTGCTTGGCCTCGGTCTGGAAACCGCGGCGGATGGCGCGGCCGAAAAGACCAATCACGCGGAAAACAGCAAGGCCTGA